The genomic stretch AACAAAAATTTTTTTAGGGGTTGAATTGTGATCAATAGAATGAGAGTCAGAGCATTACTATTTTTAGAAATAACACTATTTATATAAGCTTTGGaaaaatacaatatatttttttaaatatataccAAATTAAacgtgtgtatatttttgcagtTTGATTGGCATGGCTCTGATCATATTTGGAATTTATTCCTTCTTGTGGGGACATAGAAAAGAGACCAAAATATTGGCTGAGGACAGATTAGATAATGGTGAAGGAGCAGGAAAGATGAGAAGTGGTGATCAGATTGCAGCAGTGTCACAGCTCACAGCCATTGTAGTGCCAAGCACTTCACCACCTATTTCTCCAAAacattaacaaaaaaatttaaaaaaaaataaaaaataaaaatcatgttGATAAAGCTGACTCCCTATTGGGATTCAAATTTTTACATATTCCAAGCTAATCCTGCTAGTGTTGAAAGAATAATAAAATTACTTCTAGTAAAAAAGACCTTTCACTTCTTCGGTCCACAGGCCATGCCAGGGTGCTTCGTCGTGCCCTTCTCTGAGGACTACGATACCCTACCCTTTGGGGCCCCATTTTTTCGATGTTCCTCCTCCTCCTTCGATAAGTAGTCAATTGATGAGAAAAGGGGTCAAATTGAGAAAAGCATCTATGATAATGCTATGAATGTCAGATGAATTAAGAGCAATGTAACAGTACACCAACTCCTCAAAGTCACTCCAATCACAAACACCACCAACTTCTTCTTGATTCATCATTTCAAGTATTGATTCTCTAATATCTGAACTTGGATCTGTACTGAACTTGACCACACATGTACTCTCTGCAAAAACACCACTCACATCATCAGGCAAGCTTGCTGAGAAGCTAATTTCCTTCTTCTTAATCCTCTTATTCCATGCCCTAATTTTCTTCTTCTCTGATCTTGTTCGCGTCGCCATCGTCTCAACATgtttttgttcttcttcttctttggttGCATCCATCTGAGTTTTTTTTAGTACTGATGGTGAATTCTAGCTAGCCAAGATGGAatgaatcttatatttatatatagctcTAGCATAGTTGAGAAGTCTTGTGAAGGTTGTTAATGAGAGGAGCCTTTGAGTCATTTATGACACAAAATTCAAATGTGTCACATTCAAATAAATTGTTACATGATCTCTACCTTTATTTTTGGAGTAGTAATAAAATGATGCTTTATTGTTCATAATAAGATTGAACTTTTCCCCCCTCAATTTGGTTTGAATGTACAAGGGTCTgaaataaaaatttgaatttaaatcatTGGAGTTTAAAAAACTGAATATGTAATTGGTTAAGAatctgaaaatataaaaaaaatgatagatTTGTAGGATTTTAGGATACAATAAATTGGATACAGAGAAAACGTGATTTtcttgtttttgagtttttttattttaattagaaTATAAAATTAGAATActgatttgaattttattttcaaaactatCTTATCAATTAATTATTCATGTAGGTTCTActgttttcaaaattttaaaatgataaaacGGGATTACGATGCTATACACcctaagtatttatttatttattttataaacacacttgttataaattaatttataaatattttgcaaaaataaatttaaaacccAACTTTTCTTATAGCTTATTATCATGTTAACAtctttatttttgagattttgaTTATACTAATATTTAAATCTAGCTAATACTACTGGGCACCGCTTGCAAAAAGAATTAATACATACAAAATTCAGAATTAATATTCTGTCTCAATTTGTCTATCTCCTTTGACCCCTTCAATGACTAGCTGCCACGTGTTACATTTTCTTCACAATTAATATATGGGGCATTATATTTGAAGCACcctattaatttaaaaaaaaaaaaatttaacactttttctcaatttttttttttgacattctttaaattctttttttgttaatttcaataattttattttatcttgttttctttcataatttttttttgttaaaatttttattttatttaaatatttaaaatatatattatttatatgtatttttagaacatgaaatagaaagaaaaaaaattaagagtgtcttttttttttgtataatatattatagaGAGAATTTCTTTTTAAGAAATAATGTTCATGGTAATTTTATAGTAATAATAATCTATAAAGTGtgtgaaaataaattttaaaaatatatgagATGTTTATTTAAAAAGGAAAAAACATTAATTGGTGATGGTTTTAAAATCaaagaatgataaattaaaaAAACGTAAAAAATTCACATTTGTATAGagtaaaattaaaaatttgactTATAGCacacaaattatttaaaaaaatatttattgacTTTCTTTACCATATAATGGagaaaaaaaccaaaaacaaaaacaaaaacaaaaaataaaatgaaaaatcatagTTTGACTTCTACTTTGAATGAGCTAACTAATAAATAGTAGGCAAAAATTGAGTCCCAAGAAAATGCTTATAAATTTTCTTTTTACCTAATTTAATCCATAATTGCCAAAATTTGATTCTCTatctttaaaaataaaagaaaatttattAGCACACaccaaatataataataatatccttTAAAATTTAGACTTTAGCTGTACAAAGAATAGGATATGAATCAACTTTCATAATTATATGAAGAAATAAAATGGTATATAtgtattaaagaaaaataaatataatgttTTAAATTCTTTGTAAATCATTGCGTAGACTCCACCAATATTGCCCTTTTTCACATTCATTTATATGAGTAGTAAATAGttgtagtatatatatatagcgatttaatataaataaataaaagactaataaaaacaaataaaaggaaatttTGTCAAAAATAAAAACTTATAAAATGGAAGAATAGAAGACAAACTGGCTTTTGGAAAAAACAAAAAACACCATTAATAAATAATCCCTAAATCAGCGGTTATTTTCGGCGGccaaaattatataattaattcaacatttttttttatttgacaaaataattaattcaacattttataTTACAACTTTATTTATAAAACTGcccatttttcatttttttaatggCCCAAATTAAGGGACATTTTGAGTgtatagataacggaaattcttagttttaacggtttttattttttttcgttaattttaacgaaatatttttatatttaacggtagtttgtaaacacttaaacttaaataaaataaaataaataatttaaaaaaataaaatatgatattttttagatattttacaatgataattattttaaaataataaataattaaataaattaaaataatatatttttgagatattttacaataataattattttaaaataataaataattaaacaaattaaaatatgatatttttgagatattttaaaatatgataattatttaaaaataataaaattatatgttttataacttaaataaaatataattaaacttaaactcacttattagaataatgtcatattaaatatataatataatctattgtcaattagcaacaaattactttaaaaaaaagtagtaagaaatataaatttaaaatccacgtataatatttaatattacattaaatatataatatataatattctgttgtcactctcaaattcaaaaattaaaataaacataaacttaaacaaaaataaatgaattatttaattaaaatatcatatttatttgaaatttatataatattaatataaatttaataaaaataactaataaattttataaatacaaCTACACAaactaatatataaatatatatatataaatatttgtttcAAATGTTACGGTATGTGTCAGGGAGAAATAAGAGAGCGTGTGCAaaattaattgaacatgtttaaTACGATGATTCGTATTTTGTCTATGCAGAGAGAGTTTTATAGCAAAATGTAAATGATGAAGGGCTtcttaaaaacaatttttttttctttctatattgTAGAAAATCCTATTTTATAATAACCATGAATGTATAAGGTATGGaatttcaataaataaataaaatcaattaattaataataatgacTTGTTCATAATatagcatacatatatatatatatatggtccaTTGATATAATAGGTGGGTACCAAACTAAAtcaactagtatatatatatatatatgtattgtaatTCAATGCTTAATTTGTTGACTAATGTTTTCTCCTCTTCCTTGATGCCGAAGTCATATAAAATTCGAATTAGCACATCTATTTTCTTTGTACtttccaaaaatatatatatttatatttatgcctCTATTCCAAGTAAATACTATTAAAAAAAATGGGGAcgtgaatttaaatttgaaattgttaatttataataaattatagtgattatgttatattattttttatcccattttattgtaattatttacataatcttgtatatatatatgaaaaatccCCTAACAATTAATACATACAAAATTCATTGTAATTAAGTTCATGAGACAGATTAATTGAAAGATTTGATTGTTAATATATTATTTAGGAAACCAATTAGCTCAAAGATTTGATTAAATTAGGAAGATCGAATAGaaattttgtaataaataattttttttctcttcactTTGAGCCTATCAATTTATAGTGAACGGTTGGAGACTCTAGACTTATTTGCATGATTTAAGGGAATGAAGTTATAATTGCATATaaattctctctctctttttgctAATCATATTATTATCACATCAATTATTCTTATATTTCTCACGTAGAATAATCAGAATTATTAGAATCAAGTGTTAGAATGGATCTAGGGTTTAAAAAATGGTTCAAATGGTCACAAGTAGTGTTGGCGATGCTAATGGTGCAAGTATTCTCAACAGGAATGCAAGTGTTGTCTAGAGTTGTTCTTGTAAAGGGTACTTTCGTTTTCGCTCTTATTACTTATCGAAATGTTGTTGCTGCTCTTTGTGTCGCTCCTCTTGCCTATTACTTCGAAATaaggttttttctttctttctttcgaTTAAGATAACAACATAGATTAATTTCTTTCATCTTTAGATATAAAGAGATTACTATCTTTGTGTCGCTCCTCTTGCCCATCACTTTAAAATAAGGGGTTTTTCTTTCATTCTTTCGATTAAGATAACAACGTATTAAATAGATTACTATTTCGGACCATATGTTTTAGTTAAATACGAAAAAATATGGTTTTGTTTAAACGtaattttattgtgttattatcaTTTCTTGATTTGTTATTCGGTTTAAACTttatattatttgtgaaattgACATGTTAAATTTGGCAGAGATCATGAAATGAAGTTTGATTGGCAAGTTTGGTTTTGGCTCTTTGTCAATGCCCTAAACGTGTAAGACTAACAAACCCTATTGTAACCTTTATTTCATCACTTCAATCTATATAtaatgtgtttatatatatatatatatatatatatttatgtgtgtaTGTATTTCAGGGTGGGTACCACGGGACTGTTCTACTATGGTCTAAAAGACACAACAGCTACATATGCTACCAACTTTCTCAACCTTATTCCCATAGTCACTTTTGTAGTCTCAGTCATCACAaggtactatatatatatatatacatataaaagaaATTTTCTTATATATCCATATGTGATTGACCAATTAAGAAAAGCACTtgtttttgttctgaattttcATTACATGTGTTTGTAGAATGGAGAGACTGAGATTGGGAACCAAACCAGGCAAAGTAAAGACAATTGGTGCTTTGTTGTGTGTGAGTGGAGCCATAGTCACTGGCCTTTACAAGGGAAAGGAATTTTTTATTGGTCATCATCATGATGAGTCATTATCTGGTCACAACAACAGTAGTAGTGCCATGGCATCTCATTCTCATTGGGCACGTGGCACAATCTTGTTGGTTGTGAGCAGCCTTGCTTATTCATCATGGTTCATAGTCCAAGTActgattatataatataattctctttatatatattataatctaATAACAACAAATTAACATATGGgttttatttgtgattttgaaACAGGTAAAACTTCAGAAACTTTTACCATATGTGTACTTGTCAACCATGTTGACATGCATTTTGTCTTCATTTCAATCAGTGCTCTTAGGCCTATGTTTAAACACAGACTCCATAGCTTGGAGTTTAGGCTGGAATTTACAGTTAGTTACTGTAATCTACTCGGTAAGCTTGATTAAGCTTAGTTATATTTGCAAATATTACTAATTTTGAAGTGTTAATTATCTAATTTTGGTATAGGGAATACTAGCAACGGCAGTGAACTTGTGCTTACTTTCATGGGCAATATCAGTGCAAGGCCCCACATATCCACCCATGTTCAATCcactagctctaatttttgtgGCATTTTTAGAAGCTCTCACACTTGGTGAACCCATCACAGTTGGAACGTATGTAtataatacatatacatatatatatataattattatatatattggtGAATATATATGATATGAATGAACTCATCAAAATCTTATGATTTCATTGATTGCAGCTTGATGGGTGTAGTGCTTATCATTTTTGGGCTGTACTCTTTTTTGTGGGGAAAAAGAAAAGAGATTAAGAGCTTGTCTCAGCAGAAGGTGGGATTTCATGAAGTAGAACCAGTCAATTCTAATACTCAGCTTGGTGAAAAATCACAGACATGTACAGTTGATTTTGGACATTAGAGGATTTATTCATGATTCTGATTTTCGTGGACAgggtttacaattttaaaataacaaatttagatatgtatatatatagatataaattCATATCCATGGTGATATATGGGCATATGAAATAAGTGGACTAGTCCCTTTTTAAATTGTGTGTTCGGTTGTGGTGTGTGATTTTGAGTAATTATTTTGATGTATATAtaactttattaataaaattattaatttgattTGGTTAGTCATATTCACTCATTTACATATGATAGATGGGTTATTGAGCATCAACTTCTTGTTCAATTCATTACACATTTGGAAATCTATAATGGTGAACCTTTCCCCGGCGCGTTTTAAAACACGCCGGTAAAGGTCAATGATGAAAAgaggaaataaaagaaaaatcgAAACGACTGCGTTTTGGGTGAACCATTACTAAtgcaataatgataaaaaaaaaaggctggaaataaaagaaaaatcgAAACGACTGCGTTTTGGTTGACTCTTTACCTcatccccttcttcttcttcttcaatttttgcCAGAAATCCTCGCTCTCTTTCTGTGCATTTGTCCACCATGACTCTCTCTCCTTGCCACTCTTCCCAGAAGGAGGCTATCGGTATAGCCATCActgttagtttttttttgtttgttaagCTTGTTTCAGTAATGGGTATCGTTTTTAATAGAGAAATTATATTGTTTTCGGATGGGGTTTTTGGTTTTGATATTCAGGCGTTTGAGAAGAATGGTGTGGAGAAAGATGTTGCAGAACATGAATTCGATAAGAAGCAACGACCCACTCTGCATTTCATTCGAAATTTGATAGCAGTCGAAGCAACTGAGGCAATGGTTTGCAATCCTTCTTGGCAACCTTTGATTGCTTGTCCATTTTAGTTTGACCAATTCTTGCTCTGAAAGTAGGTTAGATGATGTACCTGTTTGTGCATCTGGTTTTGTGTTAGCAGATCAATATGTCTCAAGcatatatgttgtgttatgatcTTGTGTAATGTGTAGTGTTTGTATATGTTGGTATTATTTCTTGGCAGTGTCTAAAACCAAAAATGCAAGTACAGTCTTATGTCATCTggaattattgtttctgcaaagTTAGTCTAACTACTCTGATAGCTCATAGGCCATGGAATGATCTGTAGTAAAGCTCCTGAGCTAAgatcttgagagagagagagagagagagagagagagaaggtagtctgTGTAACAAGTGCTTCAGAGTAATATCTTCATTGCTTGTGTGAAACTATTGTGTGTATCTTTTCTGACTTCAAAATCACATTTATTGTCTCATGTTTTCCCTTCTTGTTGCAGCAAATATCCCTTTCCTATGAAAATCCATTGATTTCGTCAAGTCTGATCAAGCTCAAGTGGGATTGCTTCCCTTGTTAATTTGCTCTTATATCTCATTAAAATGTTATGCCACTTCTTCAAGTAGTGCTTTCTTTTGAAATTAATTGAGCATCAAACAATAATCAATTAAGAATTGATTAAACATATTCAAGCATTGCACAATAAAACCATCTTATTTAAGACATCAAACATAATATGAATAAAAAGAAACTTTACTTACATTTGTGATCAAGTTTAAGAACCATCATTTTTCATAattcataattcataattatGCTCATCacaattcaatttttttaatatgatttattttataattaaaaatatttaatttattttattttgtaggaattaattaGAATTTTTGACACTTAGAAATTCAGAAAAAGATTGTTTAAAATGAAGAAAAGATGGAGAAAGTGACATTTTTGAAGACCAAAGCCTAGAAAAAGTCGGCCCAGAAGACGCGAGGCCCAGTTGGATCAAGCGGCCAACCCACGAGCCCAGCGGGCTCTCTCCACGCATGCGGCCCGTTCTTCCAAGTTGCCAGGCGCCGCCCACCAAGGCTCCTTGTCCCTCTTCGTATCACGCACAGGCCCACCTTCAGAGAAAAAGtagtcaaaaacaacaaaaacattAACATCAAactaatagtaataataataataaataatataataattgtaATGAGTATTGCAAATTCCTATCatcatttatttttagtcttttgttTGTAATCcctaatgtaatttttttttgcattttaGCCCCCCAGCAGGGTACAGTTCTGCATATATATACTTTATTGTGAAAGCGGGTTAGGTGACGAAACCATTATTGCAAAGGTAAATTATTTTTGTCCCATTTGAGCTATCTCACAACTCTAATGCTATGTTTGGTAGGAAGGAGAGAAAAAATTAAGAGAATAGAAAaagtgaagaaaagaaaaggaatgtattttcttttcttcttgtttggcataaggaaagaaaagaaatttgttttatttctttgtttGGTGTTTGAGTTAGAATTGAGAGgaaataaatgtttttttttttatatttatacccTTATATTAGTATTTATGTATTAatcattattgaaaaaaatatatttttgtcacatataacataaataaaaataattttttcaaacttattatGAAGATAAAGTAAATAGTTGGCaatacatataattataattataaaataattgataAGGATGGTATGTGTATATTTTATTACATAtggaatattatttatcattgttGATAATGTgtgattttataaaattattttttatagctaaaatgataataatttaataaacctaagaaaaaatttaaataaacctaaatAGTACTTATGTGttgaaatatttatatttaaggtaaaaaatataatttaaaaatatttatcttagcaataatatattaaaaaatactaTTAAATTTTGTTTAGTCAATTTATAAAGGGTATTATGGTCATACAAAGCCTACAATTTTTAGTGTGGACCCCACCACtttttttctcttcatttttctttccttccttattTTCTCTCATACCAaactaggggtggcaatttgggtcacgacacgatgacacgacacgacacgacacgattaaggtaaacacaaacacgacacgacacgattaaggtaaacacaaacacgacacgtttaataatcgtgtcgtgttcgtgtttatcTAATTATGTTGTCGTGTCaacacgaatctgacacgtttacacgaattgtcAGCCTTATACCAAACcactattatttttattttctctccAAATGATTCCTTCCTTCCACTTTTCATCTTTAACAAACAAAGGCTAAAGGGCGATGAGAGAGTGAATAAGTCCCCTATAAATAATGACAAAGGGGAGCTCGTTGGCCATACATTAATGTCTATACAGCTCTATATTATACAGTCTCAATGGCTATAGttagtttgataaaaaaaaaatggtttgcACAGTCCCAAACAATGTTAGCCATGATATTGATTCAAGCTTTCGCAACCGGAATGCAACTCCTCTCGAAAGTCATTCTGACTCAAGGAACTTTCGTCTTCGCTTGCTCCTTTTGCCTGCTATTTCGAAAggtacatacatatacatatacttctgatctttctttttcttcaaccTTTTTAtacttgttttttctttctttcatggCTGCCCTAGCCATAGCCCTTCTGGTTATTGTATATACAAGTGTTGTTCTAAGAGGTTAATTGTGACATGATGGTTTTTTATTTGGTTGGCAGAGGTGAAGAAAAGAAGTTCAGTGGGCTTGTTTGGTTCTGGATATTTGTGAATGCCCTAACCGGGTAATTAAGCCATTAATTTTACCATTAATAtgatttatatgacattaattatTAGGGTTTATTATTTGGAAAATTGTTTTAACTatatcataaataaataattataatgctccactaattattattttttctacaTAACTGttgtaatttatgtttatttataatTTCAAATTTAACTATTGATctgttaaattattatttttgaaaaggAAAAACTAAAAGTGTCATGTTTCCatataaactatatcataaataaataattataattaaaaaaaacagctAATATATAATAGCTAAGCATAAATAATTTTTCCATAAAACTACTTTAAAacgtaattattatttttatataaaaatgatcttcacatttattttattaaaatataaaattatatatggtATATATATTAAAGTAAAAGTAGGTCTAATAAGGTAACTACTGTGGAGTCTAGTGTGGGCCTCAACAAGATTATTGAGGATATCTACTTTAACCCATTAAAATCTTCATTGCagttttgtgtatatatatatatatatttatacatacagCTATGCAACTGCATTTATAGGATAATTGTCGGTCTGTACCATGGTCTGCATCTGCATTTATACATTTATACATGTGCATTTATACATACTTACAGTTATTTAtgatctataatatatatatatatatatgcatgtgcaTATGCAGGATAACATCTACAATGGGTTTACAATTATGGTGTCAGAGACACAACTGCAATCTATGCTTACAAACTTTCTGAACTTAATCCAAATTTTCACGTTTATCTTATCTATTCCTTGAattaagataaatatatatattatttatatcaaTTAATAAggtcataattaattaatttgtagaTTAAAAAAGTGAATGTGCATACAAAAACAGGTAAAGTGAAAAATTTGGGAGCAGTGATCTGTGTAGCCGGAGCTTTAACGACCTGTCTGTACAAAGGAGAAGCATTTTACATTGGTCATCACCATCGTGACCACTCTTCTCATATAATTACTTCTAAGCCATCAGATTTCCATTGGGTAGGTGGCACTCTCATGTTGCTCGGCAGATGCTTCTCCTACTCAACATGGTTTCTCATACAAGTAATATTAActactatatattatatatggtttGTCGTTTAATAAATATATGTGTCGTTTTGCCTTTTGTGTAGTCTCTTATGTTTTTTTGTGTATAACTGGTGAAGTTGATGAATGTATCCCCTCACAAGTATTGGACAAACTATGCTGACATGTATCATAGCAGTATTGCAATCAGTTGTCTTGGGCTTGTGTTTAGATACAAGTGCAGTTGCATGGAGACTTGACTGGGATCTTCAGCTACTCACTATTGTTTACTCGGTATTTAATAATAAGCTAATTACTTTTAAATCCtgatattaattaataatattattaactTTTATTTAATATAGGGAGTGTTTGTTACGGCTGTAACATTTTGCTTACTCACTTGGGTGATCTCAAAACAAGGGCTCACTTATCCTTCTATTTTCAACTCACTAAATATGATTTTGGTAGCTG from Humulus lupulus chromosome 5, drHumLupu1.1, whole genome shotgun sequence encodes the following:
- the LOC133778818 gene encoding WAT1-related protein At5g64700-like, giving the protein MDLGFKKWFKWSQVVLAMLMVQVFSTGMQVLSRVVLVKGTFVFALITYRNVVAALCVAPLAYYFEIRDHEMKFDWQVWFWLFVNALNVVGTTGLFYYGLKDTTATYATNFLNLIPIVTFVVSVITRMERLRLGTKPGKVKTIGALLCVSGAIVTGLYKGKEFFIGHHHDESLSGHNNSSSAMASHSHWARGTILLVVSSLAYSSWFIVQVKLQKLLPYVYLSTMLTCILSSFQSVLLGLCLNTDSIAWSLGWNLQLVTVIYSGILATAVNLCLLSWAISVQGPTYPPMFNPLALIFVAFLEALTLGEPITVGTLMGVVLIIFGLYSFLWGKRKEIKSLSQQKVGFHEVEPVNSNTQLGEKSQTCTVDFGH